The following are encoded together in the Pleurocapsa sp. FMAR1 genome:
- a CDS encoding four helix bundle protein: protein MSYKEQFIWKKAVDLSVRCYKLTAYFPKSETYGMTSQIRRSSVSIASNIAEGYGRQNKKEYIRFLRIALGSARELDTQLIISLRVELTKSNYIESVLKDSDEIQRLLVTTINKLSD, encoded by the coding sequence ATGAGCTACAAAGAGCAGTTTATTTGGAAAAAAGCAGTTGATTTATCGGTACGTTGTTACAAGTTAACTGCGTATTTCCCAAAAAGCGAAACATATGGAATGACTAGTCAAATTAGAAGAAGTTCTGTTTCTATTGCTAGTAACATTGCCGAAGGATATGGAAGACAAAATAAAAAAGAATATATAAGATTTTTACGTATAGCTTTAGGTTCTGCAAGAGAATTAGACACTCAATTAATTATTTCCCTAAGAGTAGAATTAACAAAAAGCAATTATATAGAATCCGTTTTGAAAGATTCAGACGAAATTCAAAGATTATTAGTTACAACTATTAACAAGTTGTCAGATTAA
- a CDS encoding DUF7680 family protein — translation MQEFQLRVVTTDNNSFLLELYQCAYKKAGEKKRPAAEKIGCLKGSTLNVVKQSIYQILKANDYDPKSLSAKRQSPYILTEELGVQTAILFQTVSPLSQPDRIIKIAQGISAMSNEEAHYWFAMIANGRRKNALKALRILFGD, via the coding sequence ATGCAAGAATTTCAATTACGGGTTGTTACTACAGACAATAATAGTTTTTTGCTGGAACTATATCAATGCGCTTATAAAAAAGCAGGTGAAAAAAAACGTCCTGCTGCGGAAAAGATTGGTTGTTTGAAAGGTAGTACTTTAAATGTTGTTAAGCAGAGTATTTATCAAATCCTCAAAGCCAATGACTACGATCCCAAATCCCTCTCTGCAAAGCGTCAATCTCCTTATATCTTGACAGAAGAACTAGGAGTGCAAACAGCAATCTTATTTCAAACAGTTAGCCCTCTTTCACAGCCAGATCGCATTATTAAAATTGCTCAGGGTATTTCGGCAATGAGTAATGAAGAGGCTCATTATTGGTTTGCCATGATTGCTAATGGAAGACGTAAGAATGCTTTAAAAGCCCTACGAATTTTGTTTGGGGATTAA
- a CDS encoding type II toxin-antitoxin system PemK/MazF family toxin: protein MSSEDFPRQRQVYLSKALKQSGDTKKRPVVVVSIDIRNQYSSTVLVVPFSSDTSDAANPSRVLMRKGEGGLNLDSVAMCDVLTNIEKRYLERGPYGEITPELFTRIQRAIQIAIGIY from the coding sequence ATGAGTAGTGAAGACTTTCCCCGTCAAAGACAGGTTTATTTATCTAAAGCCTTAAAACAGTCTGGAGATACCAAAAAACGTCCTGTGGTAGTTGTGTCGATAGATATCCGCAATCAATATAGTTCTACTGTCTTGGTTGTCCCTTTCTCTAGCGATACTTCTGATGCAGCTAACCCCAGCCGTGTCTTGATGAGAAAAGGTGAAGGAGGATTAAATCTAGATTCTGTAGCGATGTGCGATGTTCTGACCAATATTGAGAAACGCTATCTCGAACGTGGTCCTTATGGCGAAATAACCCCCGAATTATTCACCCGTATTCAAAGGGCAATTCAAATCGCGATCGGAATCTATTAA
- a CDS encoding type II toxin-antitoxin system VapC family toxin, translated as MIVFIDSGVLGKLCNPNRTEETIAVNDWLFSLLSKGIFVVSSYICDYEVRRSLILDSLRKPNINSIEDLDEIKKLVAFFPISNEVIIEAASLWAEARIQGVPTADDKSLDADIIICAQLQAARARISRQIYSYCNYQRQASKSLH; from the coding sequence ATGATTGTATTTATTGATTCTGGGGTATTAGGCAAGCTTTGTAATCCTAATCGTACAGAAGAAACTATTGCTGTTAATGATTGGCTATTTTCCCTACTATCGAAAGGCATTTTTGTGGTCAGTAGCTACATTTGTGATTACGAGGTGAGAAGAAGTTTGATATTAGATTCTCTGAGGAAACCTAATATTAATAGCATTGAAGATTTGGATGAAATCAAAAAATTAGTAGCCTTTTTCCCAATAAGCAACGAGGTAATAATAGAAGCTGCTAGTCTTTGGGCAGAAGCTCGTATACAAGGAGTACCCACCGCAGACGATAAAAGCCTTGATGCGGACATAATCATTTGCGCTCAGTTGCAAGCTGCTAGAGCAAGAATATCCAGGCAGATATATAGTTATTGCAACTACCAACGTCAAGCATCTAAGTCGCTTCACTGA